A window of Leishmania mexicana MHOM/GT/2001/U1103 complete genome, chromosome 18 genomic DNA:
cAGCATAGGGAGCACGCGAACGCGCTGCACCCACAACAATCACCCCCGCCATGAGCTCAGCGGGACCATCCAGGCATTACACAtggcaagcacacgcacacgcgcgcacacatcgagagagagaagccgACCGTGTAGAAGGCGACAGCGAAAAGCAGATGGTGGGGGCAGTGCACACCTCACCACGTCTCACCATCTCGGTGTAGAAGGACCGCCGCCGGTATGCGCCTCGTTGATACGACCTTTTTTTGCAGAGCAGCACGCAACTTGTGGATAGAGAAGTGCGAGGGCCCAGGGAGCACTTGTGTCGTGTTGTGGCACGAATGGGCAGTGGAAGCGAGAGGCAGAAGGAGTTAAGGGGAGTAAGCGAAGGTTGGAGTGGCTCAAGAAGCCCTGGTGGTCATTCTCGGTGTTCAGGAGCTCTTCCCTCCCGCACGTCCAGAAGGTTTGTCAACGGTCCGGGGGCTTGCGGTAGGGAACCAGCAAGCCGAGAGCACAGCGGACTATGCAGCTGACTGCCAAACGCCGCCGACGAGACAGGGCAGAGAGGAGCAGGGTGGGCAGCTCACGCATGGGACGCAGGGAAGCGAAATCTCAGTGGTGATCCATTGGCGACCACGATGACGGAGACACCGAGCGAAGCCCTAGAATGTCCGAAGGGAGTTGGTGCccttcttttcgtttttttgtgtgtgaggggaggAGTTTCCGTGCTGTGTTCTTCCGCCGTGTAATGCCGCATGTAAAAGTCCTTCTccgcgcatgcacgtgcagcacgtgtgctgctgttggtgtTTCCAGCGCGGTTTTATGAAAGCAAGCCAAACCAATTTATGTaagaaaaagggaaagcGCGGACGAAGCATCAGCACACAGGCGTCAACGTCGCACAGACGaagtcacacacacacacgctcatgCTCACGTGCATGTATGCGCACGAGAGGAGACACGGGAACAAAAGCATGGTGGGCGGAGACCGACGTGGAGCGTGGAAACGAAAACGAAACTGAAGGAGAGGGCATGAGTGGCAGCATGTATACACACGACATCGGTGCTCCGAGAGGCAGGCCTACACAGCTACATAGGCCTATAGCACATCGACAGACATGGTTCACATGAGCAGATATCAGCAAGAGACATGATGATAACGACCATCACAGAGTAGGGAGGagtcagagagagagggagagccaCTTAACCACAGGCGAGGGCAGCATCACAGGAGCAATGGGGTGTCGGTTCCTCTTGCCACCCTTCCCCGTGGACGGAGAAGGAATAGGTCGACGCGAGCGAGATCCAAAACAGGGcaatacgcacacacacacacaggtgaAGGGTGGATGGAGGGAGGCCGAGAGACAAGGGGATGGGCAACGAGCTTGCGAAACAAACAAAGCAAACAACGCCGCGGAGCAAGGAgcccccatccccccccccacccaaaaaaaaagaaagcaaagGGAAAGCAGAGGTGCCCGTAGTGAGCGCAGACTTTGGTCACGccaggggagggaggggaggggtgatcTCGGCGGTTGGGCAGAGCGCCTCCCCCATCCTCTCCCCGGCCCAGCCACACAACACGcaacgcacgtgcacaagtACATTGCCAGGAAAGCATGCCGGCCGTCCCGTCGTGCTGAACGGTGACActtcctcctgctgcttttCGTGTCGTCCGTTTTCGCTTCGAGAGCTCAACGTAGACTAACACAACATATCTTCAGAGGCAGTCACGGACATGGCATACGGACGTGCAGAGCGTTTGGGAGCACGAAGAGCTGAGCCCGTGAAGAAACACGCTCAGACAGCACATATGTCGTCGAAGACGGGcggagggtggtggcggaAGGGAGCAACACATCGAGAGGATGcagcgaggggggagaaacATCaatggagagagggggagaaacCAAACGGGGCGCACGTGGAAAAGATGGGAGATAGGAAAGGGGATAGCTTTCCCGCCCGGTGAGCATGAAGACGTCGGCACAGCTTTggcgggaggcggaggagggcggggtACAGAGAACGCGCGAAAACAGTCTTGAGTGCGCGCAAGATCGGCGGTTTCTGTTGGCGAGTGCTTGGGTGTGTGTATCATTTCTTTCTCACAGGAGCTATGCATGTGCCCTTCACGTCGACACCGGCAGAAAGCGCTGAGCGACGCCTACTGCTTCTGCTCGAGCCTTTCGCCATAGTCCATGCCCTTGGGAGACACGAGCACCACGACGGAGTTTTCTCCCACCGATTCGCGGCGCTGCAAGGCACTGGGGCGATTGTTCAGCCCAGACAACTcgttggcggcagcggtggagggaCTCTCGCGGCTGATTCCGAGTTCCTGTTCGCCGACCAGACTGTGCGCGCTCGTCCGTTGTGGCACATTCACCTCAAGCGACCGACCGCCAGGTGCGAGGATGCGGCAAGAGTGCACCTCGTCGTTCGATGAAGCACTAATGCTGGAGACATGCTTGTTTCgcagcgatggcgccgcAATGCTCTTCAGCCCGCGCCGATCACGAGAGAAAGAAGAGTGTGCGGGCAAAGGGGGTGTAGGCGGCTCGCAGTCTGCCGCCATCAATTCGCCATCGttcaccgcctcgccgccgtccatGAGCGGGCACAGCGGCACAGCCGGAGTCTCCACGCTGTCGTCCGGGTGATCGGAAAGCGTCCACTCGCCGCGCGTCGATGGCCGGAAGTTGAGCACCACCGACAGCACGCCGAGGACCGAGCCACAGATGGAGCCGGCGAGGATGTCGTCAAAGTGGTGGCGGTAGTCGGTCGTGCGggagacggcgacggtgatgggCAAGATCAACGGAAGCAGCAAGAGCGTGACAAGCCAAAGTCGGCCCCCCTTGAGAGTACGGAAGAGACCCAAGAGATACAGACACGGTGGAACGTACCCCGCGAAGGCCGTGCTGCTGTGACCagagggaaaggagaggcggcCCTCGCGCGCGGTGCGGCATCGCGCGTCGTGCGTCATCGTCTCCCAGCGGGCCTCTGTAATCCCCTCGCTCGCGAGCCGGGAAAGGAAGTCGGGACGCAGGCGGCCAGCGGACAGCTTCAAGAGGTTCACCAACGCGGAGGTCAGCACGATGCTCCACGTCTGCATCAGCACCCAGCCATTGACATGGAGCCACATGTTGAGCTTCCCAGCGGGGCGGCGCCAGCGTGTGCACAGCTCACCTGCGAAGTAGGCCGCCACAACAAAGACGGAGGCGACCACCACGGAATACGTCGGGAacacctcccctctcttgAAGGGGTGACCGATGGCGGGGTCACTCCAATCGACGTCGCGGCAGTGGGGTTGGACCTTTTGTCCTACCACAGTGGCCACAACAGCGGTGATGATGATCACGACGTAGTCGGGTACCCGCCACAGGTAGAAATGGTGCCGGAGGTGCTTGAGGGTCATCATGGTTGCAGTGGTTGTGGCTGGTGTCGCTGTGCCTATCGGTGCCTTCGGTTTGAGAAATTCAGTGCCTCTACTCAGTTGTTGATGGCAAGCGTCACCGCTTTCTCGCAAGGAGTGAGGGGGAGACAAGGAGGCAAAGTGTGTGGCACGCGCATGTCTGGCTCGATGCGTGTGCAGGCAGCGTCCAAGTGCGCTCGTGCGTGCGGAAGAGCACGCCAGAGGAGTCAGACACTGATATAAGGTTCACAGATAACCGCCAAGCTTGACCGAAATGCGGCGCAGGACAGggttggttgtgtgtgcagcagctgctcaagtgtgagagaaggggggcagAGGGGCCTCGCAGAACACAAGAAGAAACGTAGAGATGCGCGCAAGCGCGCGTGGGGAAGAAGCCAAATACCAGTGAGTGCAGCATCAGGGCTCATGCAGTGCAATGCACACGTGAGCCTCACACCCTACGCCATTTCGCCACTCTGCTTCTCATGAAGAGGCAACGAtgaggagggtgagggtgCCTCTctagacacacacacaggtacacgctctcgctctctctgcagCCCATCGGGGACGCGGCAGTGAAGCTTGACTGAGCATGGCGCAGCTTCATCGCAAAGGAACGAAAAAGACGCCTGGGTGGACCCCGTGGCCGTCTAACGGTGCGCCCCCACAGGGCAGACTCGCATCACTGCGATGGTTCGCCGGCTCTATTTCACTGGTGTATtgcgcacgcaggcacgcctgCACGCACTCGTAGAAAAATAAGAATAGTGAATATAAAAGCACAAGAGCCTGGTTGACGGCATCATCGGTCTGGTCCCCGCTGCCGACgagtgcgtgcacgtgcgttgGTATCCTAATGGTACGCAAGACGAGGCACCAGGTGTCCTGTGCAGTCATCCGCCACCATTGTAGCACTGACAGCGATCACTGCGCTGACGATGCCAATCGCGCTGCCGACGGCAATGTCGTCGAAGTAGTGACGGTTATCGAGAGTCCGTGAGACGGCCACTGTGATGGGGAGAATAAGCGGAGCAAGACCCATAAAGATGCGCCAAAGCGAAACGCCACTGCGGCGGAACGCCTGCAGCAAGTGCAGCACGTAAAAACAAAACGGAACGATGGCGGAAAAGGCGATGCTGCTGTGTCCCGATGGAAAAGAGACGCGGCCATCTTTGGGCACTGCGCACCAGTCAACGCCGGTGCTCTGGGGAGTGAAGCCCTCTTTGCGCAGGCGGGCAAGGAAGTCGGGGCGCAGTCGACCGGCGGAGACCTTTATCGTGGTCATTAAAACCGAGCCGAAGGCAAGTGAGAAAGCCTGTGTCAGAAACCAAATGTGTGCGTGGAAGAGAAAACGCTGCCACCGATGTgcaagcgtgtgtgtgcgcgccctcTGCTTGCCGGGGGAgctggctgctgcgggcCCACGGTTGTCAGTGTGCCCATCGTGGGTGTTGAAGGAAGCCCCCGGTGACACCGGCTCACGACTTGATGCAGCGTTCACCGTCGATGAGCCTACCTGCGCCTCCCGCGCCTCGATATTTGCAGACGACAGCGTCCTGATCACCAAAACGTCGATTTCTCCTTGTCTGTCCCCCGAGAGTGCAGAATCCATCAACGGTGAAGGGAACGTCAGGGGTGAcgcggcgtcgcagcgacTGGGCCCCTCACCAGCATTTtgtgctgcaccaccaccatcaagCTGATCTTCCATCATAAGCCATTTGTTCTCATTACACGGATCGCGGGCCATCATTGCGTCGTACCGGTATCCCAGGCAGACATGGCGCACTGCCTCACCCACGACGTAGACGACGACTGGCAAGATGGAGATGAGGAGCAGCGTCCATGATGGGAAGGTCTCGGAATCCGTGTATGGAAAGCTGATACTTGGATCGGTCCATGAAAATGGCCGGCAGCTAGGGCGCACCATGCTTATGCCAAGCGCGAAGAAACCGCAGATGAGGCACAGGAGATAGTCATGCAGTCGGAAGGAGATGATGAAGCCCCACAAGGCGCCAGCGGTGCACGAGCCCATAGTCGCACCACCTTGTGCtcaggagaggaggagggggaggaggaggagggtaaAAAGAGGCAGCAGAAATATGGATGGCAGAGCGGAGAGCAGTCAGGCAGGGACCgggcagaaaaaaaaaaaatgtgcGCAGGTGATTGCCTATGTatggatgggtgggtggacgTGTGCGGGcaaccgaaaaaaaaaaaagaaaaacgtgTTCGGTTGAGCAATAAAGGAATGCTACGGCGGCGGTTGGTGGGAGTCGGGAGGGTAGAGAACGACGAGAGCGCTACGGGCGTGAGACATTTCCCGAATCGAGTTGAAgttaaaaaaaaaacagtgaggaggaggaggaggtagaTGAGGGTCAACAGCGACCAGTTCACATTAACGCCGTCGGCGTAGGTAGCGGCGGCGTTTCTGCGACGGTAaagggggtggtgggcgtCGCCGTGGTGCTCTAGCCACGAAACTGCCGTGAGCAACACACTTGAGACCCCCCCCCAGCGCGCTTCCTCTCGTCAGTCAATCATCCGCCATCGTTTGTGACAGCACcaagaaaggaaaacgaaTACGGCACCGGCCACCCCTGGAAAGTGCAAAGTACGCCATGGTGAACGCGCCGTGAGAGATAGGCGCTCTTTTTTTATGCTTCTCCTTGGCACAAGGGTACACACACCCCATGAACGCGTTTCACTTGCGATGTTGCCTAAGTCGACTTCCTCGACTAAGCCAACTGCGTCCGCATGCAGGGCCAGGCATCGCTTTGTGCTTGTGTAAGGTGTCGTTTCTGCTCCGCATCATGCATCTTCGCCTGGTGTACGACTCTGTCTCTAGCGCTTACACTCCCGCATACATGCGGGCAGTCGGAGAGTCTAGAAGGTGCGGAGCCGGGGGATcgatgtggaggaggggaggtggaTGAAGAGTTCTGGTATGCTGCACGACAGGCTACGTCGATGCTGAATGGCGCCTGTCTGCCGCTTTCTGTCTCTACGACATCGCAATGGTATTGCTTGTCGGAGGAGATAAGAAAGACTTAGCGGCGACCACAGCGTGAAACCGCTCCCTACGCCGTATGCAGtcgaggggagggcggaagaagaagcgaagCGTTACGCGTGCAGCTCCAGTCCGTTGCGCGGATGATGAGCCTGTATTGCGCGACAGCCCCAATGATGCGGTGGGtgcaagagaagagagagagaggtgcacgTAAAAGGCAAACAGGAAAGCACAGAGGTGGGCgacagtgtgtgtgtgtgtgacgaTGTTTATGTTGTATTTCGCTCCCGTGAGGGAGCATCAGATATACACCTACACCCAGGCATCCttgtatgtatatatatatacacgcgcgcacgcattGACGTATACAGGTCTAAGACACAGAAGGCGTGGAAGGTAGACGAGAAAAGACTGGAGAGGGCGGCATCATGACATCATGGTCTCAGCTAGGATAGCTCTTTTTCCCGCTCGGTCTTTCCTtccgcacgcaggcacgcaggcaGCCTGCAAGGTGCGATTGCGGTGCCttgccgcggcgcacacaACACCTATTCAGCGTCGAAGGAGGCGGGACAAGAAAAACATCGGCCAAACGCTCTCGCGACGCTGCAAACTGGGCTCCTCAGACCCACGCAAGACACAAATGGGTGAGAAGATCCGCCagagcgccagcgccgagTAAACTTACGCAGAGTAGAGTGAGGTGCGGAGGAAAGATGGCGTGTGTCGCAACGTGTGTGCCTTCCCTTGCCCTTCCTTGCTAGTCGTCACCCTCTGCgcttgtgtgggtgcgtgtgtctgtgccacGCTGGCGCTCGCCTCTTCTCCATCGTGTGCTTCTGCTGGTGAAGCACTTGCACGCCGAGGGGTATCTCACCGCATCTCGCAGACCGCATAGAAAGCAAAGCAAGAAATACTGATCGATATAGAAATcatgcacacaaacacacacatctGAGCATGGGGAGCAGTCCCATTCGGCATGTCGTTTGCCCGGCACCACTGGTGGGCACGACGCAACGCAACGTACAGCTTCCCATTCCCCTGGGCTGAACTCGcctcctcgcacacacacacaaacgaaCGCAGCGCTCTAGCTCACACTACGATTACGCCCTACGCCAAATTCTGGCCGTGCAGGAAGCGGCGAACCATGAACAACGCCACCTCCGGCTGATCCATCGGCACCATGTGGCCAGCATCGTAGATGCGCACAAAGCTGAGGCCTCCGTAACTGCGCTCCAGACCAGCCCAGCGACCGCTGACAGCGAACTCCACATTTGGCGCAGAATTGAAGCCGTCCGTACCAAACCACTGCAGTGCCTTGACCCACGCCTCGTTGCCCAGCCAGTTACATATGAAGTCCATATCACCGGCGTAGATCAACACACGAATGCCCAGATCCAACATGAGTGGGAAGGTAAAGTTAAAGTTGCGCATGTAGTCCCTCTCGAAGAGCACGCTGACTTCACTGTTACACGTCGACCACTGCGCCTCAGCGCTAACGCCCAGCGATGCTCGGACGCTTGGCTTATGGTAAAAGTCGATAGTATTCTGCATCGGGTAGCACAAGTCGCCGATACACTGCTTGCGGATATCATAGCTGTTGCGGCCGGTTGCATAGTAGTAATCCACGTACTGGGCCCAGAGCGCGGTGGACACGCTGCACGACACGTCCGAGTCGTCGGGCCCCTCGTTGCACTTCTTCGTCTTCTCCAAACAagctggcagcagcgagatcATCTCCTCGTATGCCTTCTCCGTAACGCAGGGAAACCCCAGCTTCTCCTTGCACCAGTAGTAAGCGGTTTCGGCGTTGAAGGGGAGCTGCGTGTACGGGTCCGTGATGCCGTTGCCGACGGCGATGCCCTTAAGATTGATGTGCAGGCCGTCACCGCGCTCGTTGCCCATCACGATACGGTAGCTCACTGCAGGAACATAGTGCCCAGCATAGCTCTCACCAATGATGTAGAAGTCGTTCGTGCCGATAATCGACGGCGACGTGAAGCGCCGCGCAAACAGCTGCAGAAAGTTATACATGTCCTCCGCAACCTCGCTTTGATTGTGCACATAGTTGAACTTATCGCCATACGAGTAGCCCACACCGGTCGGCTGGTCCACGAACAGCAGGTAGGCCTCGTCGTTCCACCCGTAAGTGTTGTAGTAGAGCTCACCAGACGTCTCATTCATCATACAGGGGCCAAGCTCCGTGAGCAAGGCCATGGTGGAGCTGCACCCGGGGCCGCCCGTCATCCACATAATCACCGGCGGCTCTCGGCCATCGTTCGACCACTTACGCGGGCCGAACAGCCAGTAGAAGTAATGCTTCAGCGTGTTGTTGACGCCGGGAATGTCGATATAGCCGCTCGACTGCACCACCGATGGGTCGCAGCCCGCGTATCCGTGATGTGGCGTACTCGCGTGCACGGTGGGCACGCACGCCAATGGCACCATCGCGACGAGGAGCGCCACTAGCAGCGCTGTGGTCGATAGAGAAGACGCCATGATATGCTGTGAGGCAAAGCGAGAACAACAAAGGAAGGACgaagggtgggtgggtgggtggggggatgaGCAATGCGACCAAATCCTAATCCGGCCGCGTGTCGCTGGCCCACATACAAACGAAGAATGCAAGAGGAAACAAAGGGGACGCGATGTtgcgggggaagggggaaaggggggaagggggggttCGCCTCGTCTCTCTGAACGACGTCGAGTGTGTGTCCTGGTGTCTCGGGGGGTTGCGTGAGAAAGAGGCGCGTACGCGTCTGCAAGCACTTGAACAATGACGGTTGCAGGAGATGGCGACGCGcagcaggggggggggataggAGCGTAGAAGAGGTGGCAGCAGGCGTTTGCGCGGGCATGCATGCCCAACAAGTGCCGACTTGACACTGGGTTGTTTCACGCCTCATGCAAGAGGGGGAAAGGTCCTTCCCATAAGGAGGGAGGACTGCGCTCGCCTCACTTGCCACTGccaaaagggggagagggataGGACGAGCGAGGAGACTGAGCAACGCGACACATCTGTACAGAGATGCTTCGCGAAAAGCCGGACCACGGGTCTTCAACGATCCCGCGACGACGCCCTGGCATCTTTCGACCCGCATCCGCTGCCTCTTCTACCAACATTCAACTCTTGAGGGGCTGCTGTCATGTGGCGCGCAACGTGCGAAGGAACGTTGTTGCGGGCGGCCATGAAGACGAGAGCCAACGAAGAGGGGTTTCCAACATTAGGCGGATGACGTAAAAGCCCAGGCCACTGGGCAGCGCCCGTTTCACTGCTGTATGGCAGGCACTGCACTATACACTTCCGACCCCCTTCCCACCCTCTATGTTTGCATAATACAAAACGCAAGAAAACGCTGCCGTTTTTTTGGTGAGGTATGTGTACGCGGTGAAGGAAGGGTCGTCATGTGgatggtggagagggggaaggctcggggcggcagcagcaaaggTAGGCATGAGTGGCGGCCGTAGCACGCCTTTATCATCTGGCCGTATTCGCGgtagcacacacacaggcaaacgcgcacacacacacgcaccacatGAGAATGGGGAAAAGCAGACGTTGAGAGAGCCCTGGAAGAGGCGCCTCCGCGCATATATTACGAGAAAACGGAAGGCAGCACTACGCAGCGTAAAGACATGAGCGAGCACGACAGCATCGCGTGCAGGCAGGATGAACGCCTCCGTCCCTTCGCcagcgtgagagagaggggtggggggagtTCCACGCACGCCATGGAGCAAGTCGGCACATCGGCTTCAGTCGATCCGACTTGTGGGgaacggtgtgtgtgtgtgagtgggtgggtgcgcggTCGTACCGCCTACACACCGAGAGGGCCACACGAGCAGGCATAGAGCGTGTATGTTTTCTCTGCCCTTTTACAAGAGCACCGATACGCGTATAACACCGGAGCCGGTAGAGAGACGTGAGTGCGCGGGCCCACCCGTCCTTTGGGCTTCCGgtctcaccccctcccatTTCACCCAGTCGTACACCTTCACCTTCGGCATGCAGGATCACGGCTCAGCCTGTAGGCGGGGTTTTCGCCGGATTTCATGCAACGGGCCGTGGATCACGCATGGCAGGCGAGCCACGGAGTGACATAGCGCCGCGTTGACTGCATGGCTGTGGGGAGGTAGCCCGTGAGGACAGCAGCGATGGCAGAGGCGCCATTCAAATGACGGGGAgccgcagctccagcagaCAAGACAATAAAAGAAAAGGCGCCTcacacgcgccgcgcaccgctTGGTGCTCTGCTGAACCTACACACTATCGGTGGGGCCGTGCCGCCATCGTGTGCCCGTGATGGCGGCCTACCTTGTCGCACGCTTCACCCGCGCGGCCCCTCATCCGTCCAGTTTCGCGTCGGTGCAGAGGTCGCAAGCGGCACCAGTCACTGTCGGCGGCGTGGTGCGCCGTGGTGTGTTCGCTGCGGCCCACCTGTACCACTTGTCCAGCTCACTGTGGGCACCCCCAggacagcgccgtcagcgatGGGCCATCTAGCAAGCCACGCGACCACACAAAGGACGACCGCCGTGCACCTTTGGAAGATCACCGCAATCCATGAGCAGGAACCATCACAACTTCGGTCCCAGAACGACAGCCGTCCCAAGGGACGCCACAGCTGATCCGCTGTCACGTTTCCAGTTGATTCCGTGTGCGGTTCCATGACGGTGTTCTCTCCAAGGCAGACGGCCTTCGTATCGCGGTCGTATACGAGCCCTGCAAGCGTACActggaggagggcaggagaGGAAGGACAGTTAGGcaaccccacccctcctcctcctcctccctcccccgcgtgAGAACAAAGCACGGGGTACACAAtcggaagagagaggcagggggagggaggttgCGTGCAGCGTGGAAACATCGACAGATGTggtctgccccccccctccactgcCGCGCGCCAAAGACGAGAAAAGGAGAGTGGGGTGTCGTCGAGACGAGAAGAGGTCGAGAGGAAGGGCAGAAGAGgtacggcggcagcgacaggaaGACATAAAGAAGCCTCaaagacgacgaggaggagggtgcgcgTGGACTTCTGCGCCCACCCCCCTTCTGCCTctgtctcccctccccctccgttCTCTGCTACTAGAGTTGTGCACAGTGTCAAGTGCAACAGAAGTAGTCGTGCCTTGGAGCGCGCCCACAGtccacgtgcacacgcagcacGGCGCTTGTGAGCGCACAGACGTTTGTGTTTggttatatatatatatatatatatatatatgcgtgcgtgtgtccgGTATTGGAGGGGGATCGGCACTGATGGCACCaacaccacccacccccacccccaccacacatacacacacacactcagtACTCTTGGGGAGGAAAGTCACCCACCTCTACCTGATTGGggcgcagcacaccgccgTACAGGGGCATACATTCGAACAGCGTCACCCCCTTCACTGTGCCGTCGCATTTGCCGACTGGCTCGTCAAACTCGACGCCGATCCAGTACCCTGGCTTCAGCGTTGCCACACGTCCGACGTACCGCACTGTGCCGAGGCGCTCGCCGGgttggcagcagcagcggtcacCCACCCTCATCgtgtccgcctccgccttgtAGCTGTCATCGTTCGGCCCGGTCGGCACTTCGATGCCAGccttcgccatctcctccCGCTGCAGGGCCAGCATGCGCTCCTTGTAGGCGCGAACATTGTCGGGCCGCTTAAGCCACTCCTCGTCCGTCATCTCGTACTTCTCCACCTTCGACACGTCATCGTAGTTATCCACCTGCGCAGCAGGTCTAAGATCGACGACGTGAATGCGGTAACCTGTCTCGCACCCGTAAAAGCCCAGCAGCTTTTCATCCTTCATGTTGCTCTCCACCTTGCAGTCGCGTGTATCGTACAGCTCTAGCCGAATCTGCTCCGCCGGGGTGCCAAAGCGTGAGTACATATCTTCCTTGATGCTCTGCACCGTCTGCGCGAGCCCGTACGCCTTCTCCGGCACCACTCGCTGGCTCGCCGAGTGGGTGACCATTACCTTTACGATAGACATGGCGTTTGTGAGGTGCTAAGTGGGGCGAGTAAGGGacaggaaggggaggggcgcacgAGCGCTATCGAGGGAGTCGTCCGGTGTGGAAGACGTCGTTCCGCAGCGAACGAAGACAAACCGCACAAAGATAGCGCAGATGATCGACCGAGGACgcgagaggaagggaagaggacgGGGCTCGTTTTCTCGGATGACGTATCGTGAGCAACGCCGTGTaaggagagcgacgaggcGGGGAGTGCGAGGGGACGGTGGTTGGCGGCGAAAAGAGCGCAAGCGTAGATGGCTAACGTCCAGCACtcggcacacgcgcgtgcgcacaggcGTGCCGGAAACTGCATCTTATGAGCATCTGCCTTCTTTTGGCGCTTTCCGGTTGCAAGCGCGCTTGTTGCTTTGACGCGCGCGAGCCGCACGGAGGCACACAGAcatgtgcacgcgcgcaatggcCGAAATCGCGCTtgtggtcgtcgtcgccgtcgtggctCCTGATGATGCTTGAACCAACTTTGCGTTTTCTTTCGTGTTTTCCTGCATGTGTCTTGTGCAACGCCAGAAGCTCTGCAAAATGTACAtacacacgagcacacagaGGAATGACAGCGggcggtgccgtcgacgTCCGGAAATTGGGCGCGGGGGATGGTCGCacaagggggagaaggaaaagggcgTAACCTCGACTTCGAGCAGGCCACGCAAAAACGCGCGGCGCCATCTCACGCTCCAGAGCGTTCTGTGATACGTGACgcgccttccccccccccactaACGTCtgcccgcccccccccctctgcgCATCCCA
This region includes:
- a CDS encoding putative serine carboxypeptidase (CBP1), whose protein sequence is MASSLSTTALLVALLVAMVPLACVPTVHASTPHHGYAGCDPSVVQSSGYIDIPGVNNTLKHYFYWLFGPRKWSNDGREPPVIMWMTGGPGCSSTMALLTELGPCMMNETSGELYYNTYGWNDEAYLLFVDQPTGVGYSYGDKFNYVHNQSEVAEDMYNFLQLFARRFTSPSIIGTNDFYIIGESYAGHYVPAVSYRIVMGNERGDGLHINLKGIAVGNGITDPYTQLPFNAETAYYWCKEKLGFPCVTEKAYEEMISLLPACLEKTKKCNEGPDDSDVSCSVSTALWAQYVDYYYATGRNSYDIRKQCIGDLCYPMQNTIDFYHKPSVRASLGVSAEAQWSTCNSEVSVLFERDYMRNFNFTFPLMLDLGIRVLIYAGDMDFICNWLGNEAWVKALQWFGTDGFNSAPNVEFAVSGRWAGLERSYGGLSFVRIYDAGHMVPMDQPEVALFMVRRFLHGQNLA
- a CDS encoding putative tubulin-specific chaperone, translated to MSIVKVMVTHSASQRVVPEKAYGLAQTVQSIKEDMYSRFGTPAEQIRLELYDTRDCKVESNMKDEKLLGFYGCETGYRIHVVDLRPAAQVDNYDDVSKVEKYEMTDEEWLKRPDNVRAYKERMLALQREEMAKAGIEVPTGPNDDSYKAEADTMRVGDRCCCQPGERLGTVRYVGRVATLKPGYWIGVEFDEPVGKCDGTVKGVTLFECMPLYGGVLRPNQVEVGDFPPQEY
- a CDS encoding putative phosphatidic acid phosphatase, with product MGSCTAGALWGFIISFRLHDYLLCLICGFFALGISMVRPSCRPFSWTDPSISFPYTDSETFPSWTLLLISILPVVVYVVGEAVRHVCLGYRYDAMMARDPCNENKWLMMEDQLDGGGAAQNAGEGPSRCDAASPLTFPSPLMDSALSGDRQGEIDVLVIRTLSSANIEAREAQVGSSTVNAASSREPVSPGASFNTHDGHTDNRGPAAASSPGKQRARTHTLAHRWQRFLFHAHIWFLTQAFSLAFGSVLMTTIKVSAGRLRPDFLARLRKEGFTPQSTGVDWCAVPKDGRVSFPSGHSSIAFSAIVPFCFYVLHLLQAFRRSGVSLWRIFMGLAPLILPITVAVSRTLDNRHYFDDIAVGSAIGIVSAVIAVSATMVADDCTGHLVPRLAYH